The genomic interval CTCCGCAAGCGCCGGGTCAGGGGGCCGTACCTCCTTGAGGGCGACATCGCGGTGGAGCGCCTCGTCGCGGGCCCGCCAGACCATGCCCATGCCACCGCTGCCGAGCCGCTCCGCCAGCGTGAAGCGGCCGTCGATCACCCGTCCCGAGGGGGCCTCTGCGCTCATGGGCCGTAGCGTACGGGGGCCTTACGACAACGGGGCGGCGGGGCGGCGGGGCGGCAGGGCCGTACGGACTGCCGGGCGGCGACGGGCCATCGGCCGTGATCCGTTCGCGAGGCGACGTCGGGCCGCGTCGCTTCCGGACCGCGTCGTTCTCGGACCGCGTCGTTCTCGGGTCGCGTCGTTCTCGGGCCGCGTCCCCGTCAGGTCGCGTCCCCGTCAGGCCGAGGTGCGTTTGCGGGAGGACGCCGTCTTCTTCCCCGCCGGGCCGCCGCTCGACGACGTCCGCTTCTTCGCAGCGGGCTTCTTGGCATCGGACTTCTTCGCCGTGGGCTTCCTCGGGGTGGACTCCTTCGCCGTGGACTTCCTCGCCGTGGACTTCTTCGCGCCGGTGGACTTGGGAGCGGACTTCTTCGTCGTGGAGCTTCCGGAGCGGGTGACCGTCTTGCCGGTCGGGGTGCGGTGGGTGGTCTTCTGCGCGGCTTCGGTGGTCTTCTCCGCGGCTTCGGTGGCCTTCTGCGCGGTCTTCCCGGACGCCTTCGACGACGTCTTCTTGATGGGGTGGACGTCGGCCATGTCCCCACCGCTGCCGCCGTCGCCCGCGCCCTCACCCTCGTCGTGCTGGGATTTCCTGGCCGCCCGCACGCTGTTCTCCAGGGCCGCGATCAGGTCGATGACCTTGCCGCCGCCGGTGTCCTCGGGTTCGGCCGGGAGCACGCTCTCGCCGGATGCCTTCGCGGCGACGAGTTCCTCCACCGCCTCTCGGTAGTCGTCGTGGAGGCTGTCCATGTCGACCTCGCCGAGGGTGTTCATCAGGGTGTCCGCCAGGTCGAGTTCGGCGTCGCGGATCGTGACGTCGCCGTCCGGGGCCGCGTCCTGCGGGGGGCGGATCTCGTCGGGCCACAGGAGGCCGTGCATGGCGATCACGTCGTCCACGACGCGGAGCATGCCGAGCCGTTCGCGGCCGCGCAGGGCGTACTTGGCGACGGCGACCCTGTTGCTGTGCTTGAGGGCCTCGCGGAGCAGGGTGTACGGCTTGGCGGCCGGGACTCCGTTGGCGGAGAGGTAGTACGCCGCGTCCATCTGGAGGGGGTCGATCCGGTCGGCGGGCACGAAGGCGACGATCTCGATCGTCTTCGCCGTCGGCAGCGGGAGCTGGGCGAGATCCTCGTCGGTGATCGGGATCATCGTGCCGTCGGTGTCCTCGTACGCCTTGCCTATCTCGCCGCCGGAGACCTCCTCCTCGTCCAGTTCACAGACCTTGCGGTACCGGATCCGGCCACCGTCGGCGAGGTGGATCTGCCGGAAGCTGATCGAGTGGTTCTCGGTGGCGTTGATCAGTTTGATCGGGATGCTGACCAGCCCGAAGGAGATCGCACCGTTCCATATGGACCTCACCGTTCACCCCTTGCCGACCGTTGAGCACTCTTGAGGCTTTGGAGACGCTTCGTTGCTATTTCGTGTGATTCTTATCGTATGACGCCGATCACCGAGGTGGAGGGGCGACGGGTCTCGCTCAGCAATCTCGACAAGGTCCTGTATCCGGCCACCGGGACGACCAAGGGAGAGGTGCTGCACTACTACGCGGCCACCGCGGGCAGCGTGATCCTGCCCCATCTGCGCGATCGCCCCGTGTCCTTCCTGCGCTACCCGGACGGGCCGGACGGCCAGGTCTTCTTCACCAAGAATCCGCCGCCCGGTACGCCCGCCTGGGTGGGGACCACCGCCGTTCCCCGGAGCGAGGACCCGGGTGCCCGGCAGGTGGTCGTGCGGGATCTGGCCTCCCTGATGTGGGCGGCCAACCTGGTGGTGGAG from Streptomyces sp. CA-278952 carries:
- the ku gene encoding non-homologous end joining protein Ku, which gives rise to MRSIWNGAISFGLVSIPIKLINATENHSISFRQIHLADGGRIRYRKVCELDEEEVSGGEIGKAYEDTDGTMIPITDEDLAQLPLPTAKTIEIVAFVPADRIDPLQMDAAYYLSANGVPAAKPYTLLREALKHSNRVAVAKYALRGRERLGMLRVVDDVIAMHGLLWPDEIRPPQDAAPDGDVTIRDAELDLADTLMNTLGEVDMDSLHDDYREAVEELVAAKASGESVLPAEPEDTGGGKVIDLIAALENSVRAARKSQHDEGEGAGDGGSGGDMADVHPIKKTSSKASGKTAQKATEAAEKTTEAAQKTTHRTPTGKTVTRSGSSTTKKSAPKSTGAKKSTARKSTAKESTPRKPTAKKSDAKKPAAKKRTSSSGGPAGKKTASSRKRTSA